AGATGTTCCTCTTATACCTTGTCCGTCTGTACCGGTTGCGGTTATTAGACTATCTTCAATAGATATCTTAGAAGGAGCGGTACTTGGGTCTTTAAATTGCAATACTATATCTGTGTCTTTGACAATACGTATAGATTTCGTTTTATCTTCAAGTACGATTTGCTCCATCGACATTCTATCGTATGTGGCACCAGCCCAAGTATCTTTCGCAGCAACAGCCATCATTCCTGCAGTCTCGTCGTAATACTTTACCATTAGTTCGGGTGGTTCTTCAGGAGGATTATTGTCGTTTAGTTTAATTTCCTGATTCGCTATATCCTCATCAGTTTCTACTATTTTAAATAAAGCTCCTTTATCATTTATAGTATTGGGATCAGGATTCTCTTTTACTGTAGGCTCTTCCGGTTCTATTACATCCTCGTGTTCCACAACGATTTCCGTTTTTTGCGAGCTAACTTCGCAATCAGTTCCGTCACCTCATCCATTAGGAGCAGGCTCATTATTTTTAGCACAGCCAACAAATATCGCCAAAACGCCAATTAAAAATAGTATTCCCAGTTTTCGTTTCACTTTTACTACCTCCTTTATATCTATTTACTACCCCATTTACAATAAAACGTTTAATCTCTGTTTATGTGACAAATCGCAATATTATTTCAAATATTTCCCCTAAACAATATAGTTTTTTCCAAAATATCGGTTAAAAAAGCCCATAGTTGTGCTATAGGCTCTTAAAGTGTCAAACTTCAATTAAATTATTTATTATCTTGCATGGAAATATAGATATCCTACTGTAGGCGTTATTCCCTTGTGTTGGAAAAGTTCCGATAGTGTAACCAATTGGAAGCCTTTTTCTACCAATTTCGGAATAACCATCTCTGAAGCTGTTGCAGTGGGTTCGTGAATATCATGCATCAGTATGATATCACCATCTTGAACATTATTCATGATGATATTATAGATAGAGTTTGGATTTCTACTTTCCCAGTCCCTGGTGTCTACTGACCAGTTTACCAAGGGCAGAAAAACAGCATCTCTTACATTTTGATTTACAGCACCATAGGTCGGTCTGGCAAGCTTCGGATATATTCCGGTTGCATTATATACAGCATCTTGAGTCCTAGATATCTGTGATTGAATGGCTGCATATCCAAGTCTTGTCAAGTCGGGATGTCCATAGCTATGATTGCCTATTTCATGACCTTCCGCTATTTGTCTTTGTAAAATGGCTTCTCTGGATGGGATTCTGTCACCTAAAACAAAAAATGTAGCTTTCGCATTATTTTGCTTTAATACATTTAAAATTCTTTCTGTTGTCCCAAAATTTGGACCATCATCATAAGTCACTGCAATCATTGGTTTACTTGGATCTATAGCACCGGGCTCCGGTTCAGGCTCCGGTTCGGGCTCTGGCTCCGGTTCAGGCTCAGGAATAGGTTCCTTTGCTTCAAGCACATCGTCTGCCAGCGCATTTATACCGCCTATAAGGGTTACACCCGCTTTCTTCTCTTCAATAAAAGATTTTACATTTTCTTTCAGATGAGTAGATTGTGACAGTAAAATATTTAAGTTTCTAACAAATGCGTAGCTTGCAACTGTAAAAGCATCTACAAATTCATAACCGTTAACTAGTACTACATCCTTCGCATCTCTTTGTTCTTTGTTTAGTTTGGCTATTTCTAAAGCTGTGTCCAGCCTATCACTGCCACTTATTCTGGAATTTGCACCTATTGTATTATATACCTCTTCTGATACCGAATTGACTCCGCCCAATACTACCTTTTCTTCGGATAATCCAATTACTTTATCAGATGGTTTATTAATGTCTATAATTAATAGTGGAATTTCGTCTCCTCTATATGCACTTGACGATACGGCATCAGGAATATTTGCAGTTATAGCAACTTTTTTAATCGCTTTAAGTGATTTGATTTCATCCAAAATCAGTTCCGAGGTCTCATATCTATCCTTACCGCCAATTCGTTTTACCACAAGTCCGAGGCTGTTTATCTTATCCTCTATTACCTGTTCAATAGTACTCGTACCACCTAGTACTATGGCTTCAGAAGCTCCAAGTCTTAGGATTTCTGTGCTGCTTACCTCCGGTAATGAATCTTTTTCGGTCAACAGTATTGGTGCTTTCAATATATTGGCTAAAGTTGAAGCTGCCAGTGCATCTACATAATTACGACCATTTGCAATTATTACTACTTTTGATTTATCATATGTTTTTTGAGATATGTTTACAGCTGTCTCGTATCTATTTGATCCTGCTATTCTAGTTATATCAGCACTAGCAATTATCGAACTCATAGTTAAAGTTAGAGCTATTGCCAATGCCATCATCTTTTTTAACATGTGTTCCTCCCATTTACTTTCATTCTTTAATTATACACGAAATCCGTATATTTTTCACGTATCTTACAATTCCTTAAGATTCTTTAGCTTTAAGCTTTAAAATAATACTTACGGCAAGCTTAACAGTATCTTTAAAATCTTGTAGTGATGCATAGGAATAATGGGAATGAATGTACCTACTGGGTATGCCTATTACTAAGCATGGAATCCCTAAGTTTTCAACATGAACAATTCCTGCATTTGTACCGCTACCTTTTCTTACTGCATGCTGTAGTTTAATACCAAGCTCAGCAGCAGATTCTTTAGCAAGTTTGATCAAACTTTCGTCAGAAATATATGAGCCGTCGTAGTGCCTGATTTGAGATCCCCCTCCCATCCTACATTGAATGGCATAATCAGGGACATAGAGGTCATCCGATGGAGATCCTTCGAACATGATGGCGTATTTAGGATTTACTTTCCGAGCGGTAATCTTCGCACCTCTTCCGCCGACTTCTTCTTGCACAGCTATCGCTCCAACTACCCCTTCCGAACTTTCGATTTCTCCAAGTGCTTTCATAGTCTCTACAACAGCAGCACAACCCAATCGATTATCAAAGGCTTTGCCCATCATCACACCGGTACTTGCGTTAAATTCAAATTTAACTGCCGGAACAATTGGATTTCCGACTTCTATTCCAAGATCAGCCAGTTCAGATTTGGTATATCCACCGAGGTCAATTCTCATTTCATCTATGGTTGGGGTTTTACCCCTCTCTTCATCTGTCATAAAATGTACGGGTTTGGTAACTACAATACCTTTATGGTATCCTTCATTTCCTCTTACATATACAGCCTGAGCAGAAACTGCACTGTCCACCCATCCTCCAAGAGGCAAAAAGGAAATTAATCCATTATCTTCAATAAATCTAACGATAAATCCCACTTCATCTGAATGTGCATCAAGCATAACCAGATTTTCAGACTCTTCGTTCAGATTAATATAAGCATTCTTTAAAACATCTGTTTGGTAGCTAAAATCACCAATATACTTTTCAATAACCGAATTGACTTCATCTTCAAAGCCCGGAGCCCCCATAGCATCACTGAGTTCTCCTATTAATGATAATTTTTCTGTTTCGCTCACTATTTCCCTCCGCTATTTTTGTCGAATTTATAAACATGTCCAACTTCCGTTGCCTTTATCTCCAAACCACTGTCATACATAGGTATTGGAATAAACTTAAATCTTGATATTCGATGTAAACTATCTATCTTTTCCTTAGTATCCATATCCTCGATTACACCTTCTCTAAGATATTTATTTAAAACTTCATATGTGAAACCTAAGACATCTTCGTCGGTCTTCCCGGTCAAGCCGTCAGCAGGTGGTTTGACCAAATATTTTTCTTCTATTCCGAGATATCTGCCAACTTGTATTACTTCATCTGATGTCAAGGTCGCCAGAGGCGAAAAAGCTCCTGCTGTATCTCCGTAAACAGTAGCATACCCAACCCAGTCTTCTGAAAGATTGGAGGTGTTTATAACCAAGGCACTATCCAGTGATTGTGCGTAGGCATAGAGCGTCGTCATCCTTATTCTAGGAGGAATATTTAATTTAGTTTGTTTTGATATCTCAAGTCCGGTATTTTTAACTCCTAACTCCACAGACTTTACAGTCTCAGCAATATTTATAATATGGTAGTTAATTCCAAAAGCTTCGCAAATTTCGATAGCTTCCAGAAAGATCTTCTTGATTACCGTTTGGCAGTATCAATCCATGAACATTTTCCGGTCCAATTGCAAGTGCACATAGAGATGCTGTAACCGTGCTATCCTTCCCTCCGGATATTCCAATAACCGCCTTTTTTGCAGATATATTCTTCATATTCGTTTTAATCCAGTAGATTATCCCTGAAGAGATTTCAGTTAACTGCTCATTTGTCAGTTTCATTTTTCCACCTCTACTTTTATATTCTTTATACCTGTAGAACCAAAGTATTAACAAAGATATTATATCATAATAAACAAGCGATAGTCACATTATCTAATTTATTACAAATTTGTAAACTTGACCTTAATTAGTGTTTTTTGGGGTATAATAGATTATAATAGAAATAATGGAAATTTATGATATGGAGGAAATAAGATGACAGAAATAATTGGACTGATAATAATCCTTGCCGGGGTTTTTCTAGTTTTTTCTCAAACAGGACTATTTAACTTATTTAGTGAAGTACTTGCTTTTTGGCCAATAGTCGTAAGTATTATAGGGATGGTTAGACTGGTAAGAGGTCAAGGTCAAAAATTGATTAATATACTGATGATTCCAACAGGCTTTTTTCTAGCATTTGTCGGCTATTTCTCCGGCTTTAGAGAAACCTTGCCATTTGCATGGGGAGTCCTCCTTATGTTATTGGGACTTGCAATGATAATCAATAGGAACTCAAAAAACACTACCAATAGCGCGGAAATAGAAAAAGGTCAAGAAGCCTATACATTTGAATTCGACAATGACCCTGAATCATTGGACTCTAAATGGTCTGAGTTAACGAAGGATGAAGCATGGGATTTTAATGATAATGATACTAATCAAGAAGAAAAGGAATCAGTATTTGAAAAGCCCAAGAAAAAAGTTAAACAAATGATAAATAAGGGCAAGCATTTTAATCCTTCCAATCAAGGATGGGTATCCGGTGAAGTACCTGAAGGAGCTTATGACAGAAATAAAAAATCCATCTTTGTCGATAATATCTCGTACACAAATGTAAACTCTGACAAATTAAGGGGCTTTAAAGTAAACAAGGACGATAAAATTGATAAGAGCTATATATTCAGTACCGAAAAAGGGATTT
The sequence above is a segment of the Peptoniphilaceae bacterium AMB_02 genome. Coding sequences within it:
- the nadE gene encoding NAD(+) synthase; translation: MKKIFLEAIEICEAFGINYHIINIAETVKSVELGVKNTGLEISKQTKLNIPPRIRMTTLYAYAQSLDSALVINTSNLSEDWVGYATVYGDTAGAFSPLATLTSDEVIQVGRYLGIEEKYLVKPPADGLTGKTDEDVLGFTYEVLNKYLREGVIEDMDTKEKIDSLHRISRFKFIPIPMYDSGLEIKATEVGHVYKFDKNSGGK
- a CDS encoding M20/M25/M40 family metallo-hydrolase — its product is MSETEKLSLIGELSDAMGAPGFEDEVNSVIEKYIGDFSYQTDVLKNAYINLNEESENLVMLDAHSDEVGFIVRFIEDNGLISFLPLGGWVDSAVSAQAVYVRGNEGYHKGIVVTKPVHFMTDEERGKTPTIDEMRIDLGGYTKSELADLGIEVGNPIVPAVKFEFNASTGVMMGKAFDNRLGCAAVVETMKALGEIESSEGVVGAIAVQEEVGGRGAKITARKVNPKYAIMFEGSPSDDLYVPDYAIQCRMGGGSQIRHYDGSYISDESLIKLAKESAAELGIKLQHAVRKGSGTNAGIVHVENLGIPCLVIGIPSRYIHSHYSYASLQDFKDTVKLAVSIILKLKAKES
- a CDS encoding cell wall-binding repeat-containing protein; amino-acid sequence: MLKKMMALAIALTLTMSSIIASADITRIAGSNRYETAVNISQKTYDKSKVVIIANGRNYVDALAASTLANILKAPILLTEKDSLPEVSSTEILRLGASEAIVLGGTSTIEQVIEDKINSLGLVVKRIGGKDRYETSELILDEIKSLKAIKKVAITANIPDAVSSSAYRGDEIPLLIIDINKPSDKVIGLSEEKVVLGGVNSVSEEVYNTIGANSRISGSDRLDTALEIAKLNKEQRDAKDVVLVNGYEFVDAFTVASYAFVRNLNILLSQSTHLKENVKSFIEEKKAGVTLIGGINALADDVLEAKEPIPEPEPEPEPEPEPEPEPGAIDPSKPMIAVTYDDGPNFGTTERILNVLKQNNAKATFFVLGDRIPSREAILQRQIAEGHEIGNHSYGHPDLTRLGYAAIQSQISRTQDAVYNATGIYPKLARPTYGAVNQNVRDAVFLPLVNWSVDTRDWESRNPNSIYNIIMNNVQDGDIILMHDIHEPTATASEMVIPKLVEKGFQLVTLSELFQHKGITPTVGYLYFHAR